The following proteins are encoded in a genomic region of Methylibium petroleiphilum PM1:
- a CDS encoding acetyl-CoA carboxylase carboxyltransferase subunit alpha, with the protein MSKKHFLEFEQPIADLETKIDELRYVQSESAVDISEEIDRLSKKSLQLTKDIYSSLTPWQVTQIARHPQRPYTLDYVNHVFTDFQELHGDRAFADDQSIVGGLARFNGQACMVLGHQKGRDTKERALRNFGMSRPEGYRKALRLMTLAQKFGLPVFTFVDTPGAYPGIGAEERGQSEAIGHNIFAMAQLEVPIITTIIGEGGSGGALAIGVGDQVLMLQYSVYSVISPEGCASILWKTAERAADAAEAMGITAHRLKALGLVDKIVNEPVGGAHRDPAQMAVYLKRALNDALRQVADLKPRELLNQRYERLKSYGRYNDTKER; encoded by the coding sequence ATGAGCAAGAAACATTTTCTCGAGTTCGAGCAGCCGATCGCCGACCTCGAAACCAAGATCGACGAGCTGCGCTACGTGCAGAGCGAGTCGGCGGTCGACATCTCCGAGGAGATCGACCGCCTGTCCAAGAAGAGCCTGCAGCTCACCAAGGACATCTACTCGAGCCTGACGCCCTGGCAGGTGACGCAGATCGCGCGCCATCCGCAGCGGCCCTACACGCTGGACTACGTGAACCATGTGTTCACCGACTTCCAGGAACTGCACGGCGACCGCGCGTTCGCCGACGACCAGAGCATCGTCGGCGGCCTGGCGCGCTTCAACGGCCAGGCCTGCATGGTGCTCGGCCACCAGAAGGGGCGTGACACCAAGGAGCGCGCGCTGCGCAACTTCGGCATGAGCCGGCCCGAGGGCTACCGCAAGGCGCTGCGCCTGATGACGCTGGCGCAGAAGTTCGGCCTGCCGGTGTTCACCTTCGTCGACACGCCGGGCGCCTACCCCGGCATCGGCGCCGAGGAGCGCGGCCAGTCCGAGGCCATCGGCCACAACATCTTCGCGATGGCCCAGCTCGAGGTGCCGATCATCACCACCATCATCGGTGAGGGCGGCTCCGGCGGCGCGCTCGCCATCGGCGTGGGCGACCAGGTGCTGATGCTGCAGTACTCGGTCTATTCGGTCATCTCGCCGGAGGGCTGTGCCTCCATCCTCTGGAAGACCGCCGAACGTGCGGCCGACGCCGCCGAGGCGATGGGCATCACCGCGCACCGGCTCAAGGCGCTGGGCCTGGTCGACAAGATCGTCAACGAGCCGGTCGGCGGTGCCCACCGCGATCCGGCGCAGATGGCGGTCTACCTCAAGCGCGCGCTCAACGACGCGCTGCGCCAGGTCGCCGACCTGAAGCCCCGCGAGCTGCTGAACCAGCGCTATGAGCGGCTCAAGAGCTACGGCCGCTACAACGACACCAAGGAGCGCTGA